From Mercenaria mercenaria strain notata chromosome 17, MADL_Memer_1, whole genome shotgun sequence, the proteins below share one genomic window:
- the LOC123537403 gene encoding microfibril-associated glycoprotein 4-like — protein MDLRIFFVAAFFGTVLAKHASNIYIPLVKVQTDNSEESESQCVTKEYIDEVYANISNRIEEQDRKCHLDGKDYATKEDIAEFNRKLIANISKMLMEQFKSKPIDCEDIRNDGNLTTGIYTIYPYQRAGGISVRCDMDTSAGGWTVIQRRVSNSSFYRTWDEYEAGFGNLDENFWLGNRNIHMITNQGRYELRVDLTSTDGETAYAQYREFFVSNVESGYKLFVKGYSGTAGDALTETNGMKFSTYDKDNDVASSNCAVLYHGAWWYTSCHSSNLNGDYGNTAYAKGPVWEPWKGHYSPMKTTEMKVRRIG, from the coding sequence ATGGATTTAAGAATATTCTTCGTGGCAGCTTTTTTTGGAACTGTTCTTGCTAAACATGCAAGCAATATTTACATCCCGCTTGTTAAAGTTCAGACTGACAATAGTGAGGAGTCTGAAAGTCAATGTGTTACGAAAGAATACATTGACGAAGTGTATGCTAACATATCAAATCGTATCGAGGAACAAGATCGCAAATGCCATTTAGACGGAAAAGATTATGCCACAAAAGAAGACATAGCAGAATTTAATAGAAAATTAATTGCGAACATTTCAAAAATGCTAATGGAACAGTTTAAATCAAAACCAATAGACTGCGAAGATATTCGAAACGACGGTAATCTAACTACTGGAATTTACACCATATACCCATATCAGCGAGCAGGAGGAATTTCAGTTAGATGCGATATGGATACATCAGCTGGCGGATGGACTGTTATACAAAGGAGAGTTTCTAACAGTAGCTTTTATAGGACTTGGGATGAGTATGAAGCCGGTTTTGGTAATCTCGACGAGAACTTCTGGCTTGGAAATCGCAATATACATATGATTACGAATCAAGGTAGATACGAACTTCGTGTGGACCTTACTAGTACTGATGGTGAAACGGCTTATGCTCAGTATCGTGAATTTTTTGTCAGTAATGTCGAGTCGGGTTACAAGTTGTTTGTCAAGGGTTATAGTGGTACTGCCGGTGACGCTCTTACGGAAACAAATGGAATGAAATTTTCTACATACGACAAAGACAACGACGTCGCCAGTAGTAACTGTGCGGTGTTGTATCACGGTGCTTGGTGGTACACTAGTTGTCATTCCTCAAATCTAAATGGCGATTACGGCAACACCGCATACGCCAAAGGTCCTGTTTGGGAACCATGGAAGGGACATTATTCTCCTATGAAGACCACGGAAATGAAGGTGCGCCGAATAGGATAA
- the LOC123536620 gene encoding microfibril-associated glycoprotein 4-like produces the protein MKRTYCVMEFVFLLVVILGISIKDGKAFTVDKRCYACISNITDYASKADIEKMMREVSLIKEQLKPKPQDCRDIQNDGHRSTGIYTIYPRQRPRGIQVRCDMDTTSGGWTVIQRRVSKSNFYRDWNDYESGFGSLNGNFWLGNLYIHMLTSTDRYELRIDLTTGGSNVPRIQYGSMSCIWLMDPYCILGTLLPPVDLTSIDRETAYAHYREFSVSNAESGYRLYVREYRGNAGDSLISNGNGMRFSTYDRDNDISSSNCAVLYHGAWWYDSCHTSNLNGDYGNTDYAKGPVWWPWKRYYSPMKTTEMKIRRVG, from the exons ATGAAAAGAACCTATTGCGTAATGGAGTTTGTTTTTCTGCTAGTTGTAATTTTGGGAATTTCGATTAAAGACGGAAAAGCGTTTACTGTAGACAAAAGGTGTTACgcatgcatatcaaacattacgGACTATGCCTCAAAGGCAGACATTGAGAAGATGATGAGAGAAGTTTCCTTAATAAAGGAACAACTTAAACCAAAACCACAGGACTGTCGAGATATTCAAAATGACGGCCATCGTTCTACTGGCATATACACAATTTATCCACGTCAGAGGCCACGGGGAATCCAAGTAAGATGTGATATGGACACAACATCTGGCGGATGGACCGTTATTCAAAGGAGGGTTTCAAAGAGTAATTTCTATAGGGACTGGAACGATTATGAATCTGGCTTTGGTAGCCTAAACGGGAATTTTTGGCTTGGGAACCTTTATATCCATATGCTTACAAGTACGGACCGTTACGAACTGCGTATAGATCtgaccacaggtggcagtaacgtacctaggatacagtatgggtccatgagc tgcatatggctcatggatccatactgtatcctaggtacgttactgccacctgtggatCTGACCAGTATTGATAGAGAAACGGCGTATGCTCACTACCGCGAATTTTCGGTTAGCAATGCAGAGTCCGGTTACAGGTTGTACGTTCGCGAGTATAGAGGGAATGCTGGTGACAGCCTGATATCAAATGGAAATGGAATGAGGTTTTCTACATACGACAGAGACAACGACATCAGCAGCAGTAATTGTGCGGTCTTATATCACGGTGCTTGGTGGTATGATAGTTGCCATACTTCGAACCTAAATGGAGACTATGGTAACACCGACTATGCCAAGGGTCCTGTCTGGTGGCCTTGGAAGAGATATTATTCTCCAATGAAAACTACTGAGATGAAGATTCGCCGGGTTGGATAA